From Dehalobacter sp.:
CGGCAGCAGTGGCAGCCTGGATCGGATAAGATACTCCATTGAATTTTGTGGTCTGCCTTCTAAGCCATAATTTATTCAGACTGTGCGCTTCCCCTTTGGAATCATAGACCATGACTTCCTTTGGAACGATGGTATATGCGCAGCGAGTCCCGGTAAAACCAGCCGTCTTGGAAAAACTCCTGAATTCCACGGCCACTTCGCGCGCACCTTCGATTTCAAAAATACTATGGGGAACACCGTCTTCCCGAATGAAAGCTTCGTACGCAGCATCAAATAAGATGATGGCCTTATGATCGCGTGCATAATCGACCCATTTCTTCAGTTCTTCAGCCGAAAGTGTCGTTCCAGTCGGATTATTCGGATAGCACAGGTAGATCATATCTGCTTTCGTGCTGGGAAGCGCCGGTTTCAGTCCATTTTCCTGATTACAGGGAAGATAAACGATTCCTTCAAACTGCCCTTTGTCGTTGTTATAAATACCGGTACGTCCAGCCATGACATTGCTGTCCACATAAACCGGATAAACCGGGTCTGTAACAGCCAAGATATTGCCCATTCCAAATATCTCCTGGAAATTGGCGGTGTCCGTCTTGGCCCCGTCACTGATAAACACTTCGTTAACTGCCAGGTCGACACCGCGGGGCTTGAAATCGTGCTCAATGATTTTTTCAATCAGGAACTCATATCCCTGTTCTGGGCCATATCCTCTAAAGGTTTTCTGCTGGCCCATTTCATCGACTGCCTGATGCATTGCTTCGATAACGGCTGGCGGAAGCGGACGGGTTACATCACCAATACCCATTTTTATCAAGTCACAGTCCGGATTTTCCTGTCTGAACTGCTTTTCCCGGCGGGCTATTTCCGAAAAGAGATAGCTTCCAGGCAGTTTAAGATAATTTTCATTGACAAAAGCCATTCTATTCACTCTCCTGTAAATATGTAGTTATAATCCCCTGATGTAGTCCTTCCTATTGCAGTCATTCAAGTATGGGATATCTTATGATTCAAGCGTACTTCCGCGGAAAACATAGACTGCTGGACCCGTCATGTGGACCTGTTGACCTTCCTGCCATTCAATCTTCAGGTCCCCCCCGGGCAAATGAACGATCACGGTTCTGTCGGTTCTACCAGTCAGCACTGCTGCAACCACAGATGCGCAGGCTC
This genomic window contains:
- a CDS encoding LL-diaminopimelate aminotransferase is translated as MAFVNENYLKLPGSYLFSEIARREKQFRQENPDCDLIKMGIGDVTRPLPPAVIEAMHQAVDEMGQQKTFRGYGPEQGYEFLIEKIIEHDFKPRGVDLAVNEVFISDGAKTDTANFQEIFGMGNILAVTDPVYPVYVDSNVMAGRTGIYNNDKGQFEGIVYLPCNQENGLKPALPSTKADMIYLCYPNNPTGTTLSAEELKKWVDYARDHKAIILFDAAYEAFIREDGVPHSIFEIEGAREVAVEFRSFSKTAGFTGTRCAYTIVPKEVMVYDSKGEAHSLNKLWLRRQTTKFNGVSYPIQAATAAVFSEAGKQQVKETIDYYMDNAAIIRAGLEKAGYTVFGGVNAPYIWLKTPGQLGSWEFFDKLMKEANVIGTPGAGFGASGEGFFRLTAFNTRENTARAIERIRTRIV